The Venturia canescens isolate UGA chromosome 7, ASM1945775v1, whole genome shotgun sequence genome segment ACTAGCTGCTCTatgatccaacatttttcacagtcTCGACGTATTGGCCCCAGATCATCAATATGAGACCGCACCCatggtggattaaaatgatcatgacaatattgatacgactgAACCTCACTATCACTCTGgaaatgttcaggtaatcgatcccataacgAAGGAATGAATCtgctataatattttattagtagAACCTTAGgaatcgattcgagatcatttttAGTAGATTAGAGATCAACTTGAAATGAACAACtaagggaaaataaaatttgctgTGCTTAATTCCAATcttgtatcaagagactcggtagagtctcgggacaagtacattgacagccctgtcgtctgctggcccgaggctctcgccgagacttactttctctgaataaaacgattcgcggtggtgagagtaaaattggcatgtgattttctttaattgcgaagctcatgagttatatacggctttgaaatttgaacttttagctaattaagaagttctctgtcgaatgagtccaaaatcagcGTGCTCGGTGgtgtatttgctgagaaaaaactttgcacgggctcaaaattatgcaaaagttactaacacatcacAGATttgacgtatacgtatacgcctTCGACATaggttagtggtagtagagttgtgtcTCAatgcattctgattggctctcCGATCTCGGCTCAATCCAGCTCACCGACCACGTTCAAACTCTAtaaggcccgctacacacaGTCAATAATATAATGGTGCACAAGAATATTGtacaataagtttgtatggtgtgtagcgggccataaatttaagatcgCTCAGCTATTCAATGATTGCAATTGCGCAATatttcaatactacatctacacgttcaataatattgtgcaatcacctatattgcgcaatattattgaccgtgtgtagcgggcctaacGTTTAGCACTCTAGCTGACCGACTACGTTCAGACTCTACGAaagtttatatttatatatttataacaaacgTTATTTCGGACATAACGAAGTGCGGTATGTAATTAACCCTTCAAGTACACTCGGGGTCCAGTGGCCCCCAGCGCCAACTTCCGAGCCGCGCATGAAACAGTTAGACTCTACAGTCTGAGTTCCCCCCACTCTCAGTTATAGGCCAAACGGTCACCTTCAAGTTTGAAACAAAGAAATAAGACCCAAAGCATTAGGTTGTATTTGGCAGTGGAATATTCAACAAAGTTTTTTTGCCGGGGGCCACTGGACCCCTTGTGTGTATTTCGGGtaagttttttcgtgaaaagtgcgatttttttttcgattttcgactAGGATCGATTGTATATGAGGTAAGTACAATCataaaaatacttgaaattttcttgtttcaacttatttttcgctccgatttttttttattctggtTTTTtcctcggattttttttttattctaatttatttcctcCGATTTTTTCTGCTTCGATTTTATTACTCCGAAATATGTGTGCAGATGGTGTATAATCTTCGGCAAAACCACGGTCCCTCATACGCCGATCGTtgtgaggaaatagaaaactTTGGTGATAATTCCTCGGAGTCCGAGGAAGATATTCAATCGGAGGAATCACATAACAGTGACTATGAGGAATCGACAAACTCCGAAATCGATGACGACGAACAAGAAAATTCGACAAACAATGGGTGCATTCTACAATCACGTGCTCGAGGTCGACCAACGGCCATTTTGAGGGGGAAAAATGGATTCAAGTGGCATACAAAATGGGGATCTCGGCATTCACGTATGAAAAATATCTTTCCAAAGTATTTAGGTATCTTCAGTAAATTGTCTAGTTCGCTGTTAGACTTttataagagagagagagagagagagagagagagagagaagcgtcAGAGATTGTAAATATTGAATTATTAACATTTATCAGATCGAAATGCTGCTGCTGAGGTTATCATACCTGCGCCTCAGCGTGAAGCTTCCCATAAACATAAAATTGAAGAGTTCTGGAAACTTCTTTTCAACGATGAAATGTTCAAAATAATCGTAGACTGTACGAATGCCAAAATTGAAGAAGTTTGCCTCACGATGATTTCCAACAGTCAACAGTTACAAACATATCATCACCACACAGATGTAACTGAAATTTCGGCATTCATTGAGCTTCTGTATTATTCCGGGCAGTGGAAATCTAATAATGTAGCCACTGAGCATTTATGGAACAAGATAAACGGTACAACGTTCTTTCGCTGCGTTATGTCTAGAGCACGATTCACTTTCATCGCAAAATGTCTGCATTTCGATGTCAAATCATCTCGAGAACCGATGGATAGATTAGCTCCGATACGCAAACTTTGGGACTTATTTATTGGCAATTGTAGTCGTTACTACAAGCCGAGTAAATATTGCACTGTCGACGAACAATTACTGAGCTTCCGGGGAAAATGTCGATTCCGAATGTTTATAAAATCCAAACCAGACAGATATGGGATGAAAATAATCACGCTAAATGATGCCCGAACCTCATATCTGgtgagtttttattctttttgaaTTATCAAGTTATAGCGAATTTATTTGTATTATCCGATAATAGTAACAATAAAATGTTTGATTCGACAGATCTATGGGATTCCTTACCTTGggaagattggaaacggtccgACTAAAATAaccgaggatttttttcgagaagTCACAAAACCAATTCATCAAACGAGACGATCAGTCACGTGCGATAATTGGTTCACATCCATACCACTGTTGACAAATATGTTGGAACCACCGTACAGTATGGAAATCACCGGtaccattcgaaaaaataaaagagaagtCCCAGTTGAATTTTTAGTTGCCGACAAAAAACCACCGTCCGCAAAGTTTGCGTTCACATCGGATTTGACGCTACTATCTTTTTCTCCGAAAAAATATAAGGTCGTCTTGCTGGCGTCCTCACATTTACGAACAACTAACATAACTGATGGGAAGCCTGATATCGTGCTGCATTATAATATAACTAAAGGTGGAACAGATACTTTCGACCAATTATGTCATTCGTATACGACAGCAAGAGGGATGCGGAGATGGCCACTCCGTTTTTTTTCGGGATGCTAGATCAACCCATGGTAAATGCTCGCATTTTACACAAATGCAGTGTCATAAACCGTGGGAACGACCACGAGATTATGTCGGCATGTGAATCTTTGGATGAAATCATTCAACATCTTGTTCGACCATATCTGAAAGAGCGATTGGAAGCTCCATCATTGCGTCTCAATATAAAATCTGCAATTGGTGGAATTCTTGGAAGCGACCACCAAATGACACGATCAGAAGGAATAAGACCattagataaaaaaattcgctGTAGATTATGCCCACGGAAGAGAGACCGAAAAACGAGACAAATGTGCCCCTCCTGTTACAGGTCCATATGCGATGAGCACAGAATACCACTATGCCTCGAATGTGGGGGTATGGAATAAATGTTGAATTGAAAATAGAAATGCATATGCATTCGTTGACATTAagaaaaacatgtttttgtacgtgtatatatgtatgtcaATAAAccaaagaatatttttccactTCAAAATACCTCATGTTCGTACTTGCAAATAAATATCTCTTTTGAAACACTCAatattccatcatttttttatgtaactACTATATATGTACCGGGACTTTCCtgaaaattttggtaattatgcagtttggctacttttccgaaaatcaatggaatttttttttcttcttctcgaagttatcgattggactatagtaagtgatatttcgtcgggggaggctaacgttttccataaaaaccatgagttatggagttttgaagttgttggaaaaatgcggGGATTTGGCGTATATCAGGCTATTTAGGAGTTCACATTAGGACAggtggacacacacacacacacgcgcgcacgcgcacacacacacacacacacacacacacacacacacacacacacacacacccacacccacacccacacacacacacacacacacacacacacacacacacacacacacacacacacacacacacacacacacgcacgcacgcacgcacgcacgcacgcacgcacgcacgcacgcacgcacgcacgcacgcacgcacgcacgcacgcacgcacgcacgcacgcacgcacgcacgcacgcacgcacgcacgcacgcacgcacgcacgcacgcacgcacgcacgcacgcacgcacgcacgcacgcacgcacacacacacacacacacacacacacacacacacacacacacgcgcacacacgcacacgcacgcacgcacgcacacacacaccaaAGTTGCTCTAAACCCGCCCAGCGAAACCACacccacacatcgaaagtgttctaaacccacccaacgattccacacacacatcgaaagtgttCTGAACTAATACGACGAtttcgcacacacatcaaaagttGTTCCGAATACACATATGCGATGTTTATGCGAAATCGGTGGGTGTATTCAGAGCAGTTTTGATGCTTGTGTGGTATTGCTGGACGGGTTTAgaatacctttgatgtgtgtgtgtgtgtgtgtgtgtgtgtgtgtgtgtgtgtgtgtgtgtgtgtgtgtgtgtgtgtgtgtgtgtgtgtgtgtgtgtgtgtgtgtgtgtgtgcgcccGCGCGCTCTGTCGTGTTGTGAACTCAAAAACATTCAAATATAccatatttcatcatatttttccaataacttcaaaacctcaaacacatggtttttatggaaaatgttagcctcccccgacgaaatatcatcaatggtaactaatcgaagccgtccatgctaaaaaaaaatttctttcgttgattttcggaaaagtaatcaaactgcataattaccaaaattttacccaattattcaaaaaactaACGgagttatgatttttttggtaTGAAAGTGCATTTTTCACGACTTCACCCATTTCCGTGCAATTTTGACAACCTTGAGCTTCGTTATACGCTTTTCATTCGATCCTATCGCATTCTAGACAGTTTAAGCTgtattttggtttttgttaAATCTAAATTGAATTAATAGTCTCCTCACAGTGAGCGTTTAAAAATCGATGGAGGCCGCTGGACCCCGTGTGTACTTCCCGGAACTGGGCTGAGGTGTGTACTCGAAGGGTTAATAAACAAACGCAGTTTCAACATaacgaaaattaatgaaactcGGTATGAATTAAAATAATAGTTCGTCGTCTAGTGAAGTGCATATCATatctattattttattatttatttattttaaatgatagtgtggtgtcataatattaCGAAAACTGGACGTCCTAGTAACTTCGATGTGAAAAATGTCAATGGTGTGATCGAAATTCTCCGAGTTTCTCAAATATTATTCTTCGAAAATACAACCGAAACATAACCTACTTTCGAGCCTAATCATCGTTTCAAAGCATGACTCTATGAATGTACAATACATATCTAGATTAAGgtggttcaaaaaaatcgactatttttatttgttcaaaGCCCGGGGTCCAATTATTGCAGTGAGGTGAAAAATGATgcctgacaaaatttgagcccttaaaaaaattttttagaggtcgctcatcgcgattttctatttttcatttaaataacacgGGGAAGACGTTACTAGttgcttttgaattttatttctcggCAACGGATGAGTGTACGACACGCCCAAGGTGGTTTTTTGTAGGGATTTgaacgctctataaaaaaagtctcttATCGTTTTATGCTAAACCTACTCCTACAAAAGTTATTCAACGTCAAAATtggctttgaagaaaatttcgacattttttcacttttccggcGAAACTATCGACCTTGTCACAAAACGCTGTGGAAACTTTTTCGGAAATCATGTGATTTAGTATAATAGCGTGTTCTTAgattattacaaaattgaataatttataataatattacaTTACGAGGTTATTCTTAGAGGAAAACTGCAATTTCCGTTGAGTGAATCgttatattaacaaaaaaagtgcCAAGTTTCATTGAGTCATTAGGTAATGCTTATTTTTagtgaaaattccaaaatgcaTCGGATTTTTCCACCGtccatttataatttatttggggcattaatttttttttctgaagaaTGCAATATAAATTCAGATTTAATGTTATTTGAATTAACCCGGCGTGTGTATACTGGGACTTTAAAGGAacagtcgaaatttcgaactcaAACTTCTTTCTTGCCGATAGAAGGCAGACTCCGGTTACCCCCCCTAAAAATCTAGGTAGTAGTAGGGACTAAATGCCTAAGGGACCGCCGGTTCCGGCAGTTTACCTAAAAACGCCAGTGGGTGTAAGTCGCTGCCGTTCTCTGAAAGGGTCAGTGTAAACACCGCGTCAGTATTTTCGAAGGTAAGTGGATAGtgttgtatttttcattttcgtagttttttttttatactgaaaTGAATGTTGCATGTATTTGATGCTGTTGCGCggcttttttttacgaactttaacctcgataaaaaaactttttttttgtatttttggcGTATCAATCGgttgtttttccattctttctagcagtttttcaaaatgggtATAAGGAGCTCATCCCAGATAATGGACAGTTTACATGACCGTCGTTCCCAAGTATTTTACAATCAGGAAAGTGAGAATGAATCCGACGGAGAAGAGATTCACGACGACATACCCAGTGAACAAGATGGCAACGAGGACCACGATTTCAATTATCATCAATATATCATTCCTGtgtattttgaataataaataatcatttttgtaTCGTAAAATCATCTTTTCGTTTAATTTATGACACGCATGAATCCATAAATTATTCCCCATTTTCAGGTGCTCAAATAATTCAACTTTTTGGAACTCACACAGAAAACACTATATTCTTTTAAAAGCTCATAGTCTAAGGTACAAAACCCTagaaccgtttttttttaacatttgtttattttggaGTTACGAATTTGTTAACAAAAGTACGCTTTTCCCACATTTTAGacgattgtttcatttttattaacaacGGTTTTGCACTTTTGAGTTAGGTAGCTGCAGGGTCATGTAGTAGACACTCCAATAAGTAAcccagaattttttcagattttttggaAGCCTACAAAACCTTGTAAACTCGACTGTTCCCTAAAGTACCCAGTATACACACCGGGCACCGAAAAATATAATGGACACACGCCGGGTTAAGTATAAATTGAAACGTCTAATATAATTGAGTGGAAATAATGTTTGGAATACTGGATAGCTCTACAATAAGGGCTATGAACCATTATTCCAAACATCATTTCCACTCAACTTTTCCAACTCAATTACATTAGACGTTTCAATTTATACTTAATTCGAATAACTTTGAATCTGTATTTATATTGCattcctaaaaaaaaaaaatgaatgccccaaataaattataaatggaCGGTGGAAAAATCCGAtgcattttggaattttcactAAAAATAAGCATTACCTAATGACTCAATGAAACTTGgcactttttttgttaatataacGATTCACTCAACGGAAATTGCAGTTTTCCTCTAAGAATAACCTCGTAAtgtaatattattataaattattcaattttgtaataatcTAAGAACACGCTATTATACTAAATCACATGATTTCCGAAAAAGTTTCCACAGCGTTTTGTGACAAGGTCGATAGTTTCgccggaaaagtgaaaaaatgtcgaaattttcttcaaagccaATTTTGACGTTGAATAACTTTTGTAGGAGTAGGTTTAGCGTAAAACGATaagagactttttttatagagcgttcAAATCCCTACAAAAAACCACCTTGGGCGTTGTCGTACCCTCATCCGTTGccgaggaataaaattcaaaagcagctAGTAACGTCGTCCCcgtgttatttaaatgaaaaatagaaaatcgcgatgagcgacctctaaaaaatttttttaagggctcaaattttgtcaggcatcttttttcacctcactgcAACAATAGAAACGCGGGCtttgaggaaataaaaatagtcgatttttttgaaccatCCTAATCTGTACCACCCAATATATTGTACAGCCatatctgtcagtttttgatggtatGAGCATACGAGTAGCAACAGCGatgtaaataataaaatttcggagaaaacaGTGCGAgatgtatgaattcgatttaaAGTAAAGTTCTTATATATAACTAATAttcaaaaccaggaaaaaattctatagatgtaaaaaacgaaaaattaaaaagttcaaaaaaat includes the following:
- the LOC122413210 gene encoding piggyBac transposable element-derived protein 4-like, with translation MVYNLRQNHGPSYADRCEEIENFGDNSSESEEDIQSEESHNSDYEESTNSEIDDDEQENSTNNGCILQSRARGRPTAILRGKNGFKWHTKWGSRHSHRNAAAEVIIPAPQREASHKHKIEEFWKLLFNDEMFKIIVDCTNAKIEEVCLTMISNSQQLQTYHHHTDVTEISAFIELLYYSGQWKSNNVATEHLWNKINGTTFFRCVMSRARFTFIAKCLHFDVKSSREPMDRLAPIRKLWDLFIGNCSRYYKPSKYCTVDEQLLSFRGKCRFRMFIKSKPDRYGMKIITLNDARTSYLIYGIPYLGKIGNGPTKITEDFFREVTKPIHQTRRSVTCDNWFTSIPLLTNMLEPPYSMEITGTIRKNKREVPVEFLVADKKPPSAKFAFTSDLTLLSFSPKKYKVVLLASSHLRTTNITDGKPDIVLHYNITKGGTDTFDQLCHSYTTARGMRRWPLRFFSGC